The DNA segment GACTTGAGGACTATGAAGTATGTCACCATTTTTTTCATATACTCTATTCCTGCGTGCATAGCTAGCGGCTTTTCACCTAATCAATAGTCTGTCATGTTTAGTTTGTGTGTTCTAATTCTTTATGTTGAGTTTGATATGTTTGCATGTTTACAGGAATGTTAATTCAATTGACCGTGCTCATGTACGTAATGTTGATTACAACACCAAGAGAGAACATATACTTGTAAGACTtcacattatatataatctccacatatataaaaaaaaaatgttatcagatttttgtgtgtttatgtaTTGGAGTGTCTATTGTGTAGGTCACCGCAGATGATGAATCTGGCATACATATCTGGGATCTTCGGAAAGCTAAGGTTCCTGTCCAAGAGCTCCCTGGTCATACACACTGGTAACTTTAGCTCTATGCTCATTTCTGGaatctttttccttttcttgatTGTGGTTCACACGTACACACAAATGTAATGATTTAGACATGGAACTGGTCTCTTGTCTGATCGTTATTACTGACAAATTTTACAGGACATGGGCTGTCAGATGTAACCCTGAGTATGAAGAACTAATTCTGGTACTCGTATCGTTTTCCCATACCTCTTTACCTTCTTAACTATATTGTAACTGTGATTGTCACTATAAAGGCTTCAAGCTGAAATGCTCTAGATTAACTAGGATGATGCTTTTACCTGTTGAGCATTACAACTCGATGATTCAGGGACAGTTTTGTATACTTTTAGAATGCTGTTTctgatttaatttaattaatcacagAGCGTTGGAACAGACTCAGCTGTAAACTTGTGGTTTGCTTCGGCATCTAGTGATAATCAAGCCTCAGAAAGGTAGAGttctctttatcatcatcacaACCAACCATTTGCAGTTTTTCCAACTTTGATTCCAACGCCTATGTTCTGCAGGTCGGCAGAAGCATCGCGTCAGCGTGTGAATCCGTTGCTAAATTCTTATACAGACTACGAAGACAGTGTGTATGGTAAATGCTCTTGACCAAACTGAGTTCATAGTTCTAAAACTGCACTAAAGGTGCATCAAAACTACTAACATAATTGCTGTCACAGGCCTGGCTTGGAGCTCTCGCGAGCCTTGGATTTTTGCATCATTGTCATATGACGGCAGGGTACTTAACAATTCTACTAAGAACCGAAAGAACATTGgagaattaataaaataaatcatgtaCTGTCTACTAATATGCTTTGGTGTATGCTTTTGTTAGGTTGTGATCGAATCCGTCAAGCCTTTCTTGCCGAGAAGATAGGTACATGCAGCTTGGCAAGAAGCTGCATTATCTATCATGTTTGAACGtttttgagaagaagcacaagaacAAAGAACTATTAGTGTAACATGTTTCTGATGTCTTTGGTCATCCCTGTCACTCAAGTCGCAAGCTATACAGAGATTTGCTACAATTcagttttattatataagattcTTTATCATAATGATACATATGCCCTCtttgttttccttttaataTAAAGCTACATCTCTGACCAAGCCCTGATTCTGGATATTGCCATAGTATGATCGAAAACAAAAATGGCTCTTTCCTAGAGAAACAAAGGACGCTCTATGGCGGTTCTATGTACACGAGACATTCAATACGAAATGCTTACAACAAAGGCTTTAACCCCAAGGTTGGAAAAATTCACTCTGAAGTGTCCAAGCAGATGAGAGATTCAGTTGTAATGATGTGATGTAACTAGTCTGATAGCATTTCTTCAAGCTCTGGCTCATCAGAGGTAGATGATGGATCATCGTAGTCCAAACTCGTCCCATTGTACAATCCTCTGTCTTGAAGATCACTTTGCTCTTCCTCATAGTCTGGCTCTGACCAATCCGGCTCATCCTCTTCACTTTGAACATCGTTAGGTACTGTCACTGCTGCTGCTGCGTCTTTATTtgtagatttgtttttctttccaaGCTTTCTAGATTCTATTTGCGCCTTTGCCTTAGCCTCTGTGTCTTCGCATATGCACGTGGAAGGGTTCTCGTGAAACTCACCTCTACCAGCTCTTACTTCCTTTGGCTCTCCCATGAACCCTCTCTGGAACGAACGGACTCTAGAGGTAAACTCCTCCCAAGTCGTGTTCTCTTTGTTCAGGAACAACCTGTAAAGCTTCTTTGCATTTGGCCTAACCGTGGGCTTATGTCCAAAGTATCTCCTGCAAGTTCACATCCACCAAAAAAGCTTAAACACTTTGCAAAAAATGCTTAAACActttgaagaagatgatgatgtttTGAGTACCTCCTCCCAGCCAATATTTTAGCCATATTGCCATTGTTGTTGGTTACGAACACATCACTCTCATCACACACGAGGAAGTCTAGCGCAGCCATTCTCGAAGAGTATGAAGCAAAAGGCTCTAGCTCTTCCTTTGTAGCTATAGTGTCTTTCGAATAGAAGTGAGGAAAGAGTGCTTTCAGAGGAGCCAAAGACTCTTCTCCTCCGTATACTTCACCAGACGCGACGTATATATGAACATCACTGCCGTATCCCAAAGCTCTGAGCATTAGTCCGACTTCTTCTGGAGTGAGGGGACACCTTCCTTGTCGTCTTTGTTTCTCTGGATTGTTAATCTGCAATAAACTTGCAAAGTTAGCTATTTAACATACAATGAAGTGAATGTTAATGAATAGGACATTACATGTAATGTTTTCCATCTTCTTCTGATTGCTGCAAGTTCTCTCCTTTCTTTATCACCACCACCGTAATAGCATCCAGAGAACGCAAGCATGTCAGGCTCAAACCTGCAACAAACTTTCGTCAAAACATTCTTTTAGATTTAAAGGTGAAAGGTGGTGGTACCTTAGATGTAAAGCAATGAAGTGTTTGCTCCTCAGTCGCATGCGCCGGACCAATTCATTTCCCATTTTAAGTATCGGATCAGTGAACTTTAGAGCATGGTAATTTACTCTACATCTTAGCTTTTGCAACTCATCGCTCAACTTGTTTGAAAGTCTATAATCAAACTTGTTCAGTTGAACTGCCTGAAGCATACATAATACAGCAAAAAATAAGGCTTCAGCGAGATACTTGTTCATAAGACAACACCACTTCTCCTTGAGTACAAAATGCATCAAACAATGAAATAAGAAAGAGAGATTTAGGGAAGAAGGAAACTTACATGCCTTTTGTGAAGAACAGGTAAAACCCGGTTAATATAGCATCTCTCGTTACATTTCCGTGGGACACGCATTCTACTTGGACTCCATGGTCTCCCTCCTTTCTGCGGAAGCTGCTTTATAATTCTAACGTCTTCAGACAGAAACGATACAAACCAATCAACATCAAAGATATGCGAGAAGTCACTGCAGGCAAACGCACAAAGTTACTAAGTCATTTTCCTTTTGggagtaaaaaaatataaatgcttAGTCTGGTGCCGAACCTGGCATCCTTCCAGTAAGACTTCTGGTCTAACTTGGGAACGACAAGAGTAGCGTTTAGAATCCTTGCCGCAACAACTGCATCTACAATCTGTACAAAGACACGTCAGAACAAGGTGCTATACAATCTACACTAGATAGATAATCTGAATAGATCCAAACAGAGAGACTTCAAAACATTAGCTGACATAAGAGTAAAGACATTTCGttgaaataataaaaccaaagaaGGAGAATAGAACTAACTCCAGTTCGTTGCTGGTTCAAGCCACCACTGGTGGCGATTGCCAAGTATCGATCATTTCTCGTAACTGCTTTCGCATCTGCAAACAGATAACTAAGAGTCAATGCCTGATTCAGAAGCTCAAAGTTTCCAACTTTGGTAAGATCAGTGACACAacaaatgaataataaagagtGTTACGCACTTGGGAACTTGGTGCTAGCATTGCTGCAACCGTAGAAGAACTCAGCGTTTCGGGAACGCCAGACATCACGATCTGGTCTGCCTCCATCTCTCtgtaaaacacacacacattgaTAGAGAGATCCACAAAGTCGAAAGCTTTGAAAGGAAGAAGGATAAACCCACTAACCGGAACTCGGAAAGCTGCTGATTTGATCGAATCACTGCCACCTCCGATGTTGATCTGCTTCGGTGAAAAAACGACATCATATCAGAACGGATCAAAAGGTGAGAgatttatagagagagagagagtacagATGTGTGGCGAACGCGAGGTGGGAGGCGATCGGAATCTCCAGGATGGGGAGCGAGGAAGGAGAGGAAGGCGAAGAGGACGAGGAGAGATAAGGAGACGGCGAAGACGAGAGGGAGGAGGCGGCGGAGACGGTTGTAGTAAGGGTAGCGCCGCCGCTGGAAACTCATGACGGCCGCCGCGCCTAGAGAGAGATTGGGAATCGAAACGTGTAATAAAGAATCAGAATGTTTCAGAATCACGAATCATGCTTTCTTTCGATCACGAGCGACAACTACAATAtgagcaagagagagagagagagatttgtcTATAGAGAGATTtgtctagagagagagagagctactGATGTCTTGTATGagtgtaaatatttatttaccggttcaaaaataaattgaatattTACTTCTtcacatcaaaatattttaattagttaaaaaatgaatgttttgattaaaaatagttatttaaaaATGGCTTGAGACTTGTAGAGATTAGAGAATATCAGAGCATCTgcattagtgaactccatggAGAGTTCACAcagttttcgaaaaaaaaaaatattaaaataaacaaaagcaaTGAACCTCCCTCTTAGAAGTTCACTGCACTGAACCCGGAtcatcactgtagcgcgggcctcacgacacgtggcggcccgcgatttgtccggttataaattttttttttttttttttaaaaaacaaaaatcaaacagaaaaaaaataataataaaaaaatgcttTGTGAACCTCTTCCAAGGGGTTCACTAATGCTGATGCTCTCAGGCTGTAAAAATTATACTTTTCCGTTCACTTTAATTATCGTTTTAGGTTTAtgcacataaattaaaaaaatatttaattttgcatatttccgaaataaaaacattattacatATACACATAACCATATTTTAATCGatcgaaaaatataataaaaatattattattaaatttttcattaaaaacataaaatgacacttaaaatgaaacaaaattttaattctaaaataccaaataatataaaacggagggagtattatttttgttaaaacattTCCAACCCATTGATATTTATCCCTATAATAACATTCATAGTCAAAgctaaattttctatttttctttttttaaaaaaatattatattttaagaaatgttgtattaaatatatactttagtaactttatttctattataaaatttctctatttaaaaagaaatacagaaaaaattgttttaagcaaataaaattaaaacattgatATATAGTTTACAGCTCTttcatctatgattttaaaaaatacactgAAAATTGTCTTAAgcgaataaaattaaaaatttgataaagtTTACAGCTCTTTCATACGTCggcgaaaaagaaaaaaaaaaactcagaccaccaccttaGTTGTTAGGTGGTTTGTATAGCAAACGACTAAAGATGCTTCTAATCGCCGTGCAGACTCATCTCATCAAACTGTTCACAATGAACCGGCTAGACTCACTCACCAGTTTGTGAACAGAGAAGCTTCCTTTAAATGGGCAGAGAATCAACAGATTTAGAGACGAAAAGCCACCTACTAAACATACTTGTTAGACAGTCCTTTCGCCCATGGACTTTGCTCTTCCGACCATATAACCCTCACCCCAAGCATCGAGCACCACCTTAGATTCAAAAGCGCAGCTGCAAGATGCTCCCGCGAGTCTCTAAACAGCTCAATAATCTTCGTTTCAGCTTCAGGGTCTTCACTCATGACAAAACTTTCCTCAAGCTCTGCTTTCTTctcctgaagactctctttcACTTCTCCGCCGAGCATTCTTAGGCTCAGAACATTCAACGCTTCTATCGCTGTCGTGTGATACCCTTTCTCCACGTAACAGTTGAATACAAAATGACATGTTGATGGATCTGGACTCACTTTCTCTCTGCGCATTTGCTCCACTATGTACTCAACCACATCGATCATTCCCTTCTCAAACGCTTTACGCAGAACGGTGTTGTATGATAAGACATCGAGTTGTATCCCTTCTGATGCAGCTTGGTCCAAGAGATTGAGCGCCTCCTCGAAATTATCATCGTTCAACAAAATCTTCATTAGAGCAGTAAACGTGACCGCTTTTGGAGAAAACCCGTCACGGATCATCATGGAGACTAAGGCACAAGCTGATTTGTAAGAGTGGATGATGCTGCAACAATCAATCATTATGTTGTATGTAGCAGCGTCTGCAGGGTATCCACATGCTTTCAtccttttgaatatttttatcacCATGTTAGTCTGCATATGTCATTTTTAAGAATATAACCGGTATCAATATTGTGTAAACGCTAGATATGTATGTTGGTGTGCAATGAAAAAACTTACTTCATTTGCCTCGAGAAGTGATTGAAGCACTATGTTGTATGTAGCCGTCTCTAGATACATATTCTCAGCTCTTTGCAGGTGTCTGATCATCTCGTTCACCATGCCTTCAGCTCCGAGGGCTCTCAGCTAAACATGAAGAAAGGAAAATGTAATATAT comes from the Brassica napus cultivar Da-Ae chromosome A7, Da-Ae, whole genome shotgun sequence genome and includes:
- the LOC106421670 gene encoding O-fucosyltransferase 16-like isoform X1, with the translated sequence MSFQRRRYPYYNRLRRLLPLVFAVSLSLLVLFAFLSFLAPHPGDSDRLPPRVRHTSQINIGGGSDSIKSAAFRVPRDGGRPDRDVWRSRNAEFFYGCSNASTKFPNAKAVTRNDRYLAIATSGGLNQQRTGIVDAVVAARILNATLVVPKLDQKSYWKDASDFSHIFDVDWFVSFLSEDVRIIKQLPQKGGRPWSPSRMRVPRKCNERCYINRVLPVLHKRHAVQLNKFDYRLSNKLSDELQKLRCRVNYHALKFTDPILKMGNELVRRMRLRSKHFIALHLRFEPDMLAFSGCYYGGGDKERRELAAIRRRWKTLHINNPEKQRRQGRCPLTPEEVGLMLRALGYGSDVHIYVASGEVYGGEESLAPLKALFPHFYSKDTIATKEELEPFASYSSRMAALDFLVCDESDVFVTNNNGNMAKILAGRRRYFGHKPTVRPNAKKLYRLFLNKENTTWEEFTSRVRSFQRGFMGEPKEVRAGRGEFHENPSTCICEDTEAKAKAQIESRKLGKKNKSTNKDAAAAVTVPNDVQSEEDEPDWSEPDYEEEQSDLQDRGLYNGTSLDYDDPSSTSDEPELEEMLSD
- the LOC106421670 gene encoding O-fucosyltransferase 16-like isoform X2 → MSFQRRRYPYYNRLRRLLPLVFAVSLSLLVLFAFLSFLAPHPGDSDRLPPRVRHTSINIGGGSDSIKSAAFRVPRDGGRPDRDVWRSRNAEFFYGCSNASTKFPNAKAVTRNDRYLAIATSGGLNQQRTGIVDAVVAARILNATLVVPKLDQKSYWKDASDFSHIFDVDWFVSFLSEDVRIIKQLPQKGGRPWSPSRMRVPRKCNERCYINRVLPVLHKRHAVQLNKFDYRLSNKLSDELQKLRCRVNYHALKFTDPILKMGNELVRRMRLRSKHFIALHLRFEPDMLAFSGCYYGGGDKERRELAAIRRRWKTLHINNPEKQRRQGRCPLTPEEVGLMLRALGYGSDVHIYVASGEVYGGEESLAPLKALFPHFYSKDTIATKEELEPFASYSSRMAALDFLVCDESDVFVTNNNGNMAKILAGRRRYFGHKPTVRPNAKKLYRLFLNKENTTWEEFTSRVRSFQRGFMGEPKEVRAGRGEFHENPSTCICEDTEAKAKAQIESRKLGKKNKSTNKDAAAAVTVPNDVQSEEDEPDWSEPDYEEEQSDLQDRGLYNGTSLDYDDPSSTSDEPELEEMLSD